In one Nicotiana tomentosiformis chromosome 6, ASM39032v3, whole genome shotgun sequence genomic region, the following are encoded:
- the LOC104092617 gene encoding serpin-ZX-like → MVFSPLSIHLMLGLVTADSSGRSRDELLSFLKSKSADDVNYLSYQLVSYVLVDGSPSGGPLLSAANSIWVDQSSTFKPSFRQFLDNVYKAASVSTDFATKFQVLLTRPGTSEPDRTWKLQDPGTAYQTRYQ, encoded by the exons ATGGTCTTCTCTCCGTTGTCGATCCACCTAATGTTGGGTCTCGTCACGGCGGATTCAAGTGGTCGGTCACGTGACGAGCTTCTCTCTTTCCTCAAATCCAAATCTGCTGATGATGTCAACTATCTCTCATATCAGCTCGTCTCTTATGTCCTTGTTGATGGTAGTCCCAGTGGTGGCCCTCTTTTGTCTGCCGCTAATAGCATCTGGGTCGATCAGTCTTCTACTTTTAAGCCTTCTTTCAGGCAGTTTCTGGACAATGTTTACAAGGCTGCTTCTGTTTCTACTGATTTTGCGACCAAG ttccaggtacttcttaccagacCAGGTACCAGTGAGCCTGACCGTAcgtggaaacttcaag atccaggtactgcttACCAGACTAGGTACCAGTGA